The following proteins are co-located in the Cicer arietinum cultivar CDC Frontier isolate Library 1 unplaced genomic scaffold, Cicar.CDCFrontier_v2.0 Ca_scaffold_5722_v2.0, whole genome shotgun sequence genome:
- the LOC101505021 gene encoding anaphase-promoting complex subunit 2-like yields MIDFKKNYRMSPLTYLNKLTNFSPIMLRDLVKLKHPASFSGKKVSGLSRLVLELLFEDRVLQFTVAPVVASIIMKFQDQTSWTSKNLAAAIGIPVDVLNRRIHFWISKGIIAESPGGDSSDHVYTIMENMAETSKNGGGNGNTQELLGGDEEEERSVASVENQLRKEMTVYEKFIMGMLTNFGSMALDRIHNTLKMFCIADPPYDKSLQQLQSFLSGIVSEEKLELRDGVYFLKK; encoded by the exons ATGATTGACTTTAAAAAGAATTACAGGATGAGCCCCTTAACCTACCTGAACAAGTTGACCAACTTCTCTCCGATTATGCTAAGAGATTTAGTGAAATTAAAACACCCCGCAAGCTTCAGTGGAAAAAAAGTCTCGGGACTGTCAAGGTTAGTt CTGGAGTTGCTGTTTGAAGATAGGGTATTGCAATTCACAGTAGCACCTGTTGTTGCATCTATCATTATGAAATTTCAAGATCAAACGAG TTGGACCTCTAAAAACCTCGCGGCTGCTATCGGGATACCTGTGGATGTATTAAATAGGAGAATACATTTTTGGATAAGCAAG GGGATCATTGCAGAGTCACCAGGGGGAGATTCTTCTGACCATGTATACACCATAATGGAAAACATGGCTGAGACAAGTAAAAATGGAGGAGGCAATGGCAATACTCAGGAGCTTCTTGGAGGTGATGAAGAGGAAGAGAGATCTGTGGCTTCGGTAGAAAATCAACTTCGGAAGGAGATGACTGTGTATGAG AAATTTATCATGGGGATGCTCACAAACTTTGGTAGCATGGCACTAGATCGCATTCACAATACTCTCAAG ATGTTTTGCATTGCCGATCCCCCATATGACAAATCACTCCAACAACTACAAAGCTTTTTATCTGGTATAGTCTCCGAGGAGAAGTTAGAACTTCGGGATGGAGTGTACTTTCTAAAGAAGTAG